In Anaerolineales bacterium, the following proteins share a genomic window:
- a CDS encoding glycosyltransferase family 4 protein, with translation MTHLLFILLTILSYLLVTLIRRYAERRQIIDHPNERSSHVTPTPRGGGLAIVVLTVGSAVWAMRTVQLSHALVYLACGVVIAILGWRDDLHSLSARVRFAVQGIVAAVSIYGLGYFKVVTIPLFGELHLGAVGIVITFLWIVGLINAYNFMDGIDGIAGGVALAGAFGWMALASNTHNDFVFSLALVVAASSLGFLGHNWSPAKIFMGDVASTFLGYTFAVLPLLSATQGGDALLIGTLLMWTFIMDAGVTFIRRALNRENVFESHRTHLYQRLVIGGYPHHIISTLYLMLTLLAGALAYEWSQGSRLAPPLIIIGLPLIWILLSRHAKSLNTKGN, from the coding sequence GTGACTCACCTCCTCTTCATCCTCCTCACCATCCTCTCCTACCTCCTCGTCACCTTGATACGCAGGTATGCCGAGCGACGTCAAATCATAGATCATCCCAACGAACGCAGTTCGCACGTCACGCCGACGCCGCGGGGGGGCGGGCTGGCGATCGTCGTCCTGACGGTCGGGTCAGCCGTATGGGCGATGAGAACCGTGCAGTTGAGTCACGCGTTGGTGTATCTTGCGTGCGGAGTCGTCATTGCGATTCTCGGTTGGCGCGACGATCTCCATTCGCTATCGGCGCGCGTCCGCTTTGCGGTGCAGGGAATCGTCGCGGCGGTTTCGATCTATGGCTTGGGATATTTCAAGGTCGTCACGATTCCGCTGTTCGGCGAATTGCATTTGGGCGCGGTGGGAATCGTCATCACGTTTTTGTGGATCGTGGGACTCATCAACGCGTACAACTTCATGGACGGCATTGACGGCATCGCGGGCGGCGTGGCGTTGGCGGGCGCGTTCGGCTGGATGGCGCTCGCATCGAACACGCACAACGATTTTGTGTTTTCGCTGGCGCTGGTTGTTGCCGCAAGTAGTTTGGGTTTTCTCGGACACAATTGGTCGCCCGCAAAAATTTTTATGGGCGACGTTGCCAGCACATTTCTCGGTTACACGTTTGCGGTGTTGCCGCTTCTTTCCGCAACGCAAGGCGGCGACGCGCTCCTGATCGGCACGCTGTTGATGTGGACGTTCATCATGGACGCGGGCGTCACGTTCATTCGCCGCGCGCTCAATCGTGAAAACGTGTTTGAGTCGCATCGCACGCATTTGTATCAACGGCTCGTCATCGGCGGGTATCCGCATCACATTATCAGCACGTTGTATCTCATGCTCACGTTGCTTGCGGGCGCGCTTGCATACGAATGGTCGCAGGGCAGTCGCCTCGCCCCTCCGCTGATCATCATCGGACTTCCGCTCATTTGGATTCTCCTCTCACGCCATGCGAAATCGTTAAACACGAAGGGGAATTAA
- a CDS encoding alginate lyase family protein, whose protein sequence is MLTRLKTLASLYRELGPRWTLFRLLYALRLRTGLIRLQMPMGKWEDYKNLIDVGARFSRPYPPIPHTLPPEISWNPQTAIDEADRILKGEFKYFSHQFHQIGFPPNWHNDPVSNLQSPIDVHWSQISDDYVVARSPQGDEAISYHEETASAKNKSASQRHVDIKFIWEPNRFAFVYALVRAYAATDDEKYPTAFWTLIEDWAEHNPPNTGPNWMDGQEIALRLMAWTFGFGQFSNSPSSTPDRKAKFILLVAAQAERIYRNIGYAIFTRSNHTISEAFGLWMVGLLFPELKHAEKYLSLGKRLLEQEAANQIFPDGSYSMYSINYHRFILHIYLYAIQLAKLHNFQFSNSLRSSISSSIEYLSHLINQQTGEMPIYGSNDGALVLPLNNCDFTDYRPLLQLGWYITKGERLFEPGPWDEDIFWLCGTSPLSQRERARVREKSQLSFPNGGVYLLRQANSHTLIHCTDFTSRPSHADQLHVDLWIHGHELAIDAGTYLYSGQGHWRNGLAHTSIHNTVTVDDKDQMTMVSRFTWTNWSKGKVLKHEKNIWRGEHDGYKPVSHKRTVMALEQDRWLVIDKLEAKESHRYALQWLLADYPFEQKDNSILLALNGMKNKIQVGTTNGGSNFSLVRADSNSTRGWRSRYYTHKEPAISIMLQANQPQITFWTFFGFENDVVEVNGNVLKINSNVISLVE, encoded by the coding sequence ATGCTCACCCGACTAAAAACCCTCGCTTCTCTCTACCGTGAACTTGGTCCGCGTTGGACGCTTTTTCGCCTCCTCTACGCCCTCCGCCTCCGCACGGGACTTATCCGTTTGCAGATGCCAATGGGGAAGTGGGAAGATTATAAAAATTTAATTGATGTAGGGGCGAGGTTCTCTCGCCCCTACCCGCCGATTCCGCACACACTGCCTCCAGAGATTTCATGGAATCCCCAAACCGCCATTGACGAAGCGGATCGAATCTTGAAAGGCGAATTCAAATATTTTTCACATCAGTTCCATCAAATCGGCTTTCCTCCAAATTGGCACAATGATCCAGTCTCTAATCTCCAGTCTCCAATAGATGTGCACTGGTCACAAATTTCCGACGATTATGTCGTTGCGAGGAGCCCGCAGGGCGACGAAGCAATCTCCTATCACGAGGAGACTGCTTCGGCAAAAAACAAGAGCGCCTCGCAGCGACATGTTGATATCAAATTCATCTGGGAACCGAATCGCTTCGCTTTTGTCTACGCCCTCGTCCGCGCCTACGCCGCTACCGACGACGAAAAATACCCCACAGCCTTCTGGACTCTCATCGAAGATTGGGCGGAGCACAACCCTCCCAACACGGGACCCAACTGGATGGACGGACAAGAGATCGCCCTCCGTCTCATGGCATGGACGTTTGGCTTTGGTCAATTCTCTAATTCTCCTTCTTCAACCCCCGACCGTAAAGCAAAATTTATTTTGCTCGTCGCCGCCCAAGCCGAGCGGATTTACAGAAACATCGGCTACGCCATCTTCACCAGAAGCAACCACACCATCAGCGAAGCCTTTGGTTTATGGATGGTTGGTCTGCTCTTCCCAGAACTCAAACATGCTGAAAAATATCTCTCGCTCGGCAAACGCCTTCTCGAACAAGAAGCCGCTAACCAGATTTTCCCCGATGGCAGTTACTCTATGTACTCCATAAACTACCATCGTTTCATCCTTCACATCTACCTCTATGCAATTCAATTAGCCAAACTTCATAATTTTCAATTCTCTAATTCTCTTCGCTCCTCCATCTCTTCTTCCATCGAATACCTCTCCCACCTTATCAACCAACAAACAGGCGAGATGCCCATCTACGGTTCCAACGACGGCGCGCTCGTCCTTCCTCTCAACAACTGCGACTTCACCGACTATCGTCCGCTGTTGCAATTGGGTTGGTACATCACAAAAGGCGAACGCCTCTTCGAGCCTGGTCCATGGGATGAAGATATATTTTGGTTGTGTGGCACAAGTCCCCTCTCCCAGCGGGAGAGGGCTAGGGTGAGGGAGAAATCCCAACTATCATTTCCCAATGGTGGAGTCTACCTCCTCCGCCAAGCCAACTCCCACACCCTCATCCACTGCACCGATTTCACCTCCCGTCCCTCCCACGCCGACCAACTCCACGTGGATTTGTGGATTCACGGTCACGAACTCGCCATCGACGCGGGCACCTACCTCTACAGCGGACAAGGTCACTGGCGCAACGGGCTGGCGCATACCTCGATCCACAACACCGTCACAGTGGATGACAAAGACCAAATGACCATGGTCAGTCGCTTCACGTGGACGAATTGGTCGAAGGGAAAAGTTCTCAAGCACGAGAAAAATATTTGGCGGGGCGAACACGACGGATACAAGCCCGTTTCCCACAAGCGGACAGTGATGGCGCTCGAACAGGATCGCTGGCTTGTGATTGATAAACTCGAAGCGAAAGAATCCCATCGTTACGCGCTTCAATGGCTGCTTGCTGATTATCCTTTTGAACAAAAGGATAATTCGATATTGCTAGCTTTGAATGGAATGAAAAACAAAATTCAGGTTGGAACAACGAACGGCGGCAGCAACTTCTCCCTCGTTCGCGCGGACTCAAACTCCACCCGCGGCTGGCGTTCGAGATATTACACTCACAAAGAACCAGCCATCTCAATAATGCTCCAAGCGAATCAACCCCAAATCACCTTTTGGACGTTTTTCGGGTTTGAAAATGATGTTGTTGAAGTAAATGGGAACGTTTTGAAAATAAATTCAAACGTAATCTCGCTGGTTGAGTAG
- a CDS encoding dihydropteroate synthase — protein MHTILKSNSKTVTIGHDKPFVIIGEKINPTGIKKLGQALVDQNFEYVQQLAKRQVAWGADVLDVNVGHPQIDEAAIMPKVVQAILEVVDVPLCIDSNEPKILEAGLKVTPGKPLVNSVNGEDKQLATVLPIVKERGAAVIGMAIGNEGIPPTAEGRLAAAGKIIEYAAKMGIPTEDIIIDPLVMTVGHNSVAGLVTLKAIELITKEYGVNISLGASNVSFGLPDRHAVNSAFLALAIRAGVTTSITDPIKLGNSIKAIDLLLGKDANSMRYLKYFRSAEKLRVEEGK, from the coding sequence ATGCACACTATCTTGAAAAGTAATTCCAAAACGGTGACCATTGGTCACGACAAGCCATTCGTCATCATCGGCGAGAAGATCAACCCGACGGGAATCAAGAAGTTGGGGCAGGCGCTCGTTGACCAAAATTTTGAATATGTTCAACAACTCGCGAAGCGGCAAGTCGCCTGGGGCGCGGACGTGTTGGATGTCAACGTCGGGCATCCGCAGATTGACGAGGCGGCGATCATGCCGAAGGTCGTGCAAGCGATTCTCGAAGTGGTGGATGTGCCGCTGTGCATTGACTCAAACGAACCGAAAATTCTCGAAGCGGGATTGAAAGTCACGCCTGGGAAGCCGCTGGTGAATTCTGTGAATGGCGAAGATAAGCAGTTGGCAACCGTCTTGCCTATCGTCAAAGAGCGCGGCGCGGCGGTGATCGGGATGGCAATCGGCAATGAGGGCATCCCACCCACTGCGGAGGGACGTCTCGCCGCGGCGGGTAAGATCATCGAATACGCGGCGAAGATGGGCATCCCCACAGAGGACATCATCATTGATCCGCTGGTGATGACGGTGGGTCACAACAGTGTGGCGGGGTTAGTCACGTTGAAAGCGATCGAGTTGATCACGAAAGAATATGGCGTGAATATCAGCCTCGGCGCGAGCAATGTGTCGTTTGGTCTGCCTGACCGACACGCGGTGAACAGCGCGTTCCTTGCGCTGGCGATTCGAGCGGGCGTCACCACTTCGATCACCGATCCGATCAAGTTGGGAAATTCCATCAAGGCGATTGATCTGTTGCTCGGCAAGGATGCGAATTCGATGCGGTATTTGAAGTATTTTCGCTCGGCGGAGAAGTTGAGGGTGGAGGAGGGGAAGTAA
- a CDS encoding hydroxymethylglutaryl-CoA synthase, with product MTTPHPHTPTLLKPAKPVGIVGYGAYVPRYRLPAKEVARVWTGGKGGLPIKEKAVPGLDEDVITMSIEAARNAMKRAQIDPTELRAVWVGSESHPYAVKPTSTLVAEAIGAVPNTQAADWEFACKAGTEAMVAAMGLVGSGMGKYAMAIGMDTAQGKPGDALEYTAGAGGGAYILGPAEESLAIINASYSYVTDTPDFWRRSDAKYPEHGMRFTGEPAYFKHVSEAATHLMEAAGTTAKDYKWAVFHQPNTKFPQRVASQLGFSMDSIAPGLLVPVIGNTYAGAAMIGLTATLDIAQPGDRILVVSFGSGAGSDAFDLTVTDAAPLRASLATKTQDYIARRTEIDYATYVRFRGKLQMK from the coding sequence ATGACAACCCCTCACCCCCACACCCCCACCCTCCTCAAACCTGCCAAGCCCGTCGGCATCGTTGGCTACGGCGCGTACGTGCCGCGTTATCGCCTGCCCGCCAAGGAAGTCGCGCGCGTATGGACAGGCGGCAAAGGCGGACTCCCCATCAAAGAGAAAGCCGTCCCTGGGCTGGATGAAGACGTGATCACCATGTCCATTGAAGCGGCGCGCAACGCGATGAAACGCGCCCAAATTGACCCGACCGAACTGCGCGCGGTGTGGGTCGGGAGCGAGTCGCATCCGTACGCAGTGAAACCAACCTCCACGTTGGTCGCGGAAGCGATTGGCGCCGTCCCGAACACGCAAGCCGCCGATTGGGAATTCGCCTGTAAGGCTGGCACCGAAGCGATGGTCGCCGCGATGGGTTTGGTCGGCTCGGGCATGGGCAAGTATGCGATGGCGATCGGCATGGACACCGCGCAAGGCAAGCCAGGCGACGCGCTCGAGTACACGGCGGGCGCGGGCGGCGGCGCGTACATCCTCGGTCCCGCCGAAGAATCGCTTGCGATTATCAACGCCTCGTATTCGTACGTTACCGACACGCCCGATTTCTGGCGTCGCTCCGACGCGAAGTATCCCGAACACGGCATGCGCTTCACGGGCGAACCCGCTTACTTCAAACACGTCAGCGAAGCCGCCACGCATCTCATGGAAGCCGCAGGCACGACCGCAAAAGATTACAAGTGGGCGGTCTTCCACCAGCCCAACACGAAGTTCCCACAGCGCGTCGCATCGCAACTCGGATTTTCAATGGACAGCATCGCGCCTGGGCTTCTCGTCCCTGTGATCGGGAATACCTACGCGGGCGCGGCGATGATCGGACTCACTGCGACTCTCGACATCGCCCAACCTGGGGATCGGATTCTCGTCGTTTCATTCGGAAGTGGGGCTGGTTCAGACGCCTTCGACCTCACCGTCACCGACGCCGCCCCGCTCCGCGCCAGCCTCGCCACGAAAACACAAGATTACATCGCCCGCCGCACGGAGATCGATTACGCCACGTATGTCCGCTTCCGCGGGAAATTACAGATGAAATGA
- a CDS encoding thiolase domain-containing protein (Catalyzes the synthesis of acetoacetyl coenzyme A from two molecules of acetyl coenzyme A. It can also act as a thiolase, catalyzing the reverse reaction and generating two-carbon units from the four-carbon product of fatty acid oxidation), translating to MTEVIIAGIGQTEVGEHWDIGLRDLAFAAIQDAVKDSGGLKPQSLFVGNMLAPNLSNQAHLGALIADYAGLLGIEAVTIEAAGASGGAALRQGYLAVKSGLVDVALVVGVEKFTDKVGSGVDAALATTGDADFESVQGMTPAAQAALLMKRYMHEYDVPSDGFAGFALTAHANGVANKNAMFRKAIKPETYAKAEMVSDPLNMFDMAPNADGAAAVLLTRQDLLPSNYPHPLVKIAGSASSSDTLALHDRKDMLYFDTAQISAGKAMKQVGAVLDDIDLFEYHDTFSVFAALQLEAVGFAIKGKGWRLAADGEINRTGKIPCATMGGMKARGFAGGASGVYQAVDAATQLQGRAEANQIPNARTALIQSLGGPASTAVSHILQVV from the coding sequence ATGACAGAAGTCATCATTGCAGGAATCGGACAAACGGAAGTCGGCGAGCATTGGGATATTGGTCTGCGCGACCTTGCCTTCGCCGCCATTCAAGACGCGGTCAAAGATTCGGGCGGATTGAAACCGCAATCGCTTTTCGTCGGGAATATGCTCGCGCCGAATCTTTCCAATCAGGCGCACCTCGGAGCGTTGATCGCCGACTACGCAGGCTTGCTCGGCATCGAGGCCGTGACCATCGAAGCGGCGGGCGCCTCAGGCGGCGCGGCGTTGCGACAGGGCTATCTCGCCGTTAAGAGTGGACTTGTGGATGTCGCCCTCGTCGTCGGTGTGGAAAAATTTACCGATAAGGTTGGCTCAGGCGTGGACGCGGCGCTTGCTACCACTGGCGACGCCGATTTTGAATCCGTGCAGGGGATGACGCCCGCCGCGCAAGCCGCGCTGTTGATGAAGCGCTACATGCATGAGTACGACGTTCCCAGCGACGGCTTCGCTGGCTTTGCATTGACGGCTCATGCGAACGGAGTCGCAAACAAAAACGCCATGTTCCGCAAAGCCATCAAGCCCGAGACCTACGCCAAAGCGGAGATGGTCAGCGACCCGCTCAACATGTTCGACATGGCTCCGAATGCAGACGGCGCGGCGGCGGTCCTGTTGACACGGCAGGATTTATTGCCAAGCAACTATCCGCATCCGCTGGTGAAGATCGCTGGCTCGGCTTCCTCATCGGACACGTTGGCGTTGCACGACCGAAAAGACATGCTGTACTTCGACACCGCGCAAATCTCCGCTGGCAAGGCGATGAAACAAGTCGGCGCGGTGTTGGATGATATTGACCTGTTCGAATATCACGACACGTTCAGCGTGTTTGCCGCGCTTCAACTCGAAGCGGTTGGGTTTGCGATCAAAGGGAAGGGTTGGCGTCTCGCCGCGGACGGCGAGATAAACAGAACGGGAAAAATCCCTTGCGCGACGATGGGCGGGATGAAAGCGCGCGGCTTTGCGGGCGGAGCCTCAGGCGTGTATCAGGCTGTCGACGCGGCGACCCAGCTTCAAGGTCGGGCTGAAGCGAATCAAATCCCGAACGCGCGTACGGCCTTGATCCAGTCGCTCGGCGGACCCGCATCCACGGCGGTGAGTCACATTTTGCAAGTAGTGTAG
- a CDS encoding DUF4160 domain-containing protein, with protein MPTVKIIGRHRFFLFSKENNEPPHIHVESAENAAKFWLSPIELAWAVGYNSKELRQVRELVEENADFFLEKWYEQPRNT; from the coding sequence ATGCCCACAGTCAAGATCATTGGACGCCATCGTTTTTTCTTATTTAGCAAGGAAAATAACGAACCACCGCACATCCACGTGGAAAGCGCCGAAAACGCCGCAAAGTTTTGGCTTTCGCCGATTGAACTGGCATGGGCAGTCGGATATAATTCAAAGGAACTTCGTCAGGTTCGTGAGTTAGTGGAAGAAAATGCGGATTTCTTCCTGGAGAAATGGTATGAACAGCCTCGAAACACATAG
- a CDS encoding AIPR family protein produces MSPKSTFTFPVVSFRHLDTPFQRQGYRDYFAVVDTSHLPNLSDWRKINVRDPKLTGAVPEAIRESFRGKPDMFVFLNRGIVIAVDKVEFDNRSSTVTMTLADPRRHGLLDGGHTYNIMMQEIENITEPQYVRLEFLEGFDQDNIIEIVDARNTSNQVKDQSLMNLAGEFDKLKAALKGTPYTDQIAFKEYEFDNEGSPKPIDVREVVAILTAFDKENFDDSVHPINSYRSKTACLKHFENHKTAYQKIYPLAKEILALFDHIRDQLPDLYNKVRGQTGNVSGGKFGKLTGVAVYDGKRSQRLHFIGKNSKYGVPDGFTYPVLGAFRALLEEKNGQYVWGKGLNPVELLKGTLGLKLADTIGNFALEAQNPSKTGKSPLVWQACYQSAQVVYLKTK; encoded by the coding sequence ATGTCCCCCAAATCTACATTTACGTTTCCTGTTGTTTCCTTTCGCCATTTGGATACACCTTTCCAAAGGCAAGGGTACCGCGATTATTTTGCGGTAGTTGATACAAGTCATCTGCCTAATCTTTCTGATTGGCGAAAGATTAATGTCCGTGACCCCAAACTGACGGGTGCAGTGCCTGAAGCTATACGTGAAAGTTTCCGCGGCAAACCTGATATGTTTGTGTTCTTAAATCGCGGAATTGTAATCGCCGTTGATAAGGTAGAGTTCGACAATCGGTCATCCACTGTTACGATGACGCTTGCGGATCCGCGTCGTCATGGGTTGTTAGATGGTGGACACACCTATAATATTATGATGCAAGAAATTGAAAATATTACAGAACCTCAATATGTGCGACTGGAGTTCTTAGAAGGTTTCGATCAGGATAATATTATAGAAATAGTCGACGCTCGAAACACATCTAATCAGGTGAAAGATCAAAGTTTGATGAACTTAGCAGGTGAGTTTGATAAGTTAAAGGCAGCATTGAAGGGAACACCGTATACTGACCAAATTGCTTTCAAAGAGTATGAATTTGACAATGAAGGAAGCCCTAAACCTATCGATGTGAGAGAGGTCGTCGCTATACTTACAGCGTTTGACAAAGAAAATTTTGACGACTCAGTGCATCCGATTAACTCGTATAGATCTAAGACGGCATGCCTTAAGCACTTTGAGAATCACAAAACTGCGTATCAAAAAATTTACCCGCTGGCTAAGGAGATTCTTGCACTGTTCGATCATATACGTGATCAATTACCTGATCTCTATAACAAAGTGCGTGGTCAGACTGGCAATGTATCGGGCGGTAAATTTGGGAAATTAACAGGGGTTGCTGTCTATGATGGAAAGAGGTCACAACGGCTTCACTTCATCGGGAAGAATTCGAAGTATGGTGTTCCTGACGGTTTCACCTACCCTGTACTTGGTGCCTTTCGTGCTCTACTTGAAGAGAAGAATGGTCAGTACGTATGGGGTAAAGGTTTGAATCCTGTCGAGTTGCTGAAAGGTACCTTGGGTCTAAAACTTGCAGATACTATTGGAAACTTTGCGCTGGAAGCTCAGAACCCATCAAAGACAGGCAAATCACCATTGGTTTGGCAAGCCTGTTATCAGTCAGCTCAAGTTGTCTACTTGAAAACCAAGTAG
- a CDS encoding NAD(P)H-binding protein yields MKIFVTGATGFTGARVVPLLLKNGYEVRCLYRATSDRSVILPALENADYAKNIEWTLGELSDTASLTTTMQGADALVNIASLGFGHADSIICAAKDAGIKRAIFISTTAIFTQLNARSKKVRVAAELAIETSGLKYTILRPTMIYGSPRDRNMWRLIRFVRYSPIVPVFGDGNSLQQPIHVDDVAAAILGCLKADITIGKSYNIAGKHPLTYNQVIDTIARQMNKRVWKLHIPSKPVVALLSLLERIRIPFPIKAEQVLRLNENKNFSYADAQRDFGFSPLEFEEGIGRGLRESKRV; encoded by the coding sequence ATGAAAATCTTCGTCACAGGCGCGACGGGCTTCACGGGCGCACGCGTCGTCCCTCTTTTGCTCAAAAACGGATATGAAGTCCGTTGTTTGTATCGCGCCACAAGCGATCGTTCGGTTATCCTGCCCGCGTTAGAGAACGCGGACTACGCAAAAAATATTGAATGGACGCTGGGCGAGTTGTCGGATACCGCGTCTTTGACCACCACCATGCAAGGCGCGGACGCGCTCGTCAACATCGCCTCACTTGGCTTCGGTCACGCGGATTCGATCATCTGTGCCGCAAAAGACGCGGGCATTAAGCGTGCGATCTTTATCAGCACGACCGCCATATTTACTCAATTGAACGCCAGAAGCAAGAAAGTCCGCGTGGCGGCGGAGCTTGCCATCGAAACCAGCGGACTGAAATACACCATCCTCCGCCCGACGATGATCTACGGCAGTCCACGCGACCGCAACATGTGGCGATTGATTCGATTTGTCCGATATTCGCCGATTGTCCCTGTCTTTGGCGACGGCAATTCCCTGCAACAACCCATCCACGTGGACGATGTCGCCGCGGCGATTCTTGGTTGCCTCAAAGCGGACATCACCATTGGCAAGAGTTACAACATCGCAGGGAAACATCCGCTGACGTACAACCAAGTCATTGATACGATTGCCCGCCAGATGAACAAGCGCGTCTGGAAACTTCACATCCCCTCGAAGCCTGTCGTAGCCTTGCTCTCGCTCCTCGAGCGGATTCGCATCCCGTTTCCCATCAAAGCGGAACAAGTCCTGCGGCTGAATGAAAACAAAAATTTCAGTTACGCCGACGCGCAAAGGGATTTTGGGTTCAGTCCGCTGGAGTTTGAGGAGGGGATAGGTAGGGGGTTGAGGGAAAGCAAAAGGGTATAA
- a CDS encoding DUF2442 domain-containing protein has translation MNSLETHSPTSVLAMGVRFTEDALLVNLSDGREVSVPLEWFPRLRNATPEQRNKWRFIARGIGIHWEEIDEDIAVTTLLRV, from the coding sequence ATGAACAGCCTCGAAACACATAGCCCCACATCGGTTCTGGCAATGGGCGTCCGTTTTACGGAGGATGCCTTGCTCGTCAATCTTTCTGATGGACGGGAAGTTTCGGTTCCATTGGAGTGGTTTCCTCGCCTCCGAAATGCCACACCTGAACAGCGCAACAAATGGCGTTTCATTGCGCGTGGAATCGGCATTCACTGGGAGGAAATTGACGAAGATATTGCAGTGACCACCCTCTTGCGTGTGTAA
- a CDS encoding methylenetetrahydrofolate reductase C-terminal domain-containing protein, which translates to MTGFTPGRRWQPAYLPFQKETFGERALRVLEYSVKGPLFGCRMCGNCLLAETALICPMECPKGLRNGPCGGSTSEACYVDPSRPCVWYHIYDRSFKWGREDVLLEVLPPLDWEKVGKDSWGAIIRNAHKIGFKKIFTGLLSVKTRSQTLDGILRPVRQPEWWKGDAEYHPPAYMEPASSLQGRLVAGDFVVTAELTPPLSSSTDKLIRNIELVKNLVTAVNFTDNQSAMPRMSSWACSTVALQHGAEPVLQMSARNRSRGSVQSEIIGATALGVRNVLCVTGDSAKMSPSPRDQMDINDLDSIQMLWVLRRMRDEGKYLDGREIKHPPMFFLGAAASPFSSNVKFQALREQKKVNAGAQFFQTNLIFDVDGMELWLNELAKRNILDKVYILAGVTPIKSLKMAQKLAEVPGVHLPINVLRRIEAADRAGNAQEEGIQIALEVINRIKTYDKQGIHGIHLMPVGWDEVIPRIVTEAGLMPKKYHINAVVRDGIPHTLEMAG; encoded by the coding sequence ATGACAGGCTTCACCCCAGGACGACGCTGGCAACCCGCCTACCTCCCCTTCCAAAAAGAGACGTTCGGCGAGCGCGCCTTGCGCGTGCTCGAATACAGCGTGAAGGGTCCGCTGTTCGGGTGCCGCATGTGCGGCAACTGCCTGCTCGCAGAAACCGCGCTGATCTGCCCGATGGAATGTCCGAAGGGTTTGCGAAACGGTCCGTGCGGCGGCTCGACCTCCGAAGCCTGTTACGTTGACCCAAGCCGCCCGTGCGTGTGGTATCACATTTATGATCGTTCGTTCAAGTGGGGTCGCGAAGATGTGCTGCTCGAAGTATTGCCCCCGCTCGATTGGGAAAAAGTGGGAAAAGATTCGTGGGGCGCGATCATTCGCAACGCGCACAAAATTGGATTCAAAAAAATTTTTACGGGATTGCTTTCAGTGAAGACGCGTTCGCAAACGCTTGATGGGATTCTCCGCCCTGTGCGTCAGCCCGAATGGTGGAAAGGCGATGCGGAGTATCATCCGCCCGCGTACATGGAGCCCGCTTCTTCTCTTCAGGGACGGCTGGTCGCAGGCGATTTTGTCGTCACCGCCGAGTTGACGCCTCCCCTCTCCTCCTCCACCGACAAGTTAATCCGCAACATCGAACTGGTAAAGAATCTCGTGACTGCCGTAAACTTCACAGACAATCAATCCGCGATGCCGCGTATGTCGTCGTGGGCGTGCAGTACGGTTGCGCTTCAACATGGCGCTGAACCTGTTTTACAAATGTCGGCGCGCAACCGCTCGCGTGGAAGCGTGCAAAGCGAGATCATCGGCGCGACTGCGCTCGGAGTGCGGAATGTGTTATGCGTAACGGGCGACAGCGCCAAAATGTCGCCCTCTCCGCGCGACCAGATGGATATCAATGACTTGGATTCGATCCAAATGTTGTGGGTCTTGCGGCGAATGCGCGACGAAGGGAAATATCTCGATGGGCGTGAGATCAAGCATCCGCCGATGTTTTTCCTCGGCGCGGCAGCTTCGCCATTTTCGTCGAATGTGAAGTTTCAAGCCTTGCGTGAGCAGAAGAAGGTCAACGCGGGGGCGCAGTTCTTCCAAACCAATTTGATCTTCGATGTGGACGGCATGGAACTCTGGTTGAACGAACTCGCCAAGCGAAATATTTTGGACAAAGTTTACATTCTCGCTGGCGTGACGCCCATCAAGAGTTTGAAGATGGCGCAGAAACTGGCGGAGGTTCCAGGAGTTCATCTCCCGATAAATGTTTTGCGCCGCATAGAAGCCGCCGACCGCGCGGGCAACGCGCAAGAGGAAGGAATTCAGATTGCGCTCGAAGTCATCAACCGAATCAAAACGTATGACAAGCAGGGCATTCACGGAATCCACTTGATGCCCGTAGGTTGGGACGAGGTCATTCCGAGGATTGTCACGGAAGCGGGGTTGATGCCAAAGAAATATCACATTAACGCCGTGGTGCGGGATGGAATCCCGCATACTTTGGAAATGGCGGGATAA